In the Helianthus annuus cultivar XRQ/B chromosome 11, HanXRQr2.0-SUNRISE, whole genome shotgun sequence genome, one interval contains:
- the LOC110889704 gene encoding protein SCARECROW, producing MVRKRTASDMEQLQTGAGEYHQRLIRRPLPLEVAGRFSGLETSTAADNNNVNNNNIRIINSVKVDHPANHSTMTLPSSINMSLSTTTATCSTNKNNSPPLCVFSGLPLFPPDKNYSSSSTTTNPNAGMSFLTGGGSNVNVNGMSADDSTTAAAWIDSIIKDLINSSTDVSIPHLIHNVREIIHPCNPSLATLLEYRLRSLTDPPPSLIDQPPVHDPSDSYNRVLMRGKEVQQPRNNPGMEGVFPLTHADLQLISNHGHLDWTAEDFTTTGPGSALASSSKNGPQQQQQQPLESPPSQQPPVPDQNAVSASAQAAAMVLREKKREEIRQQKRDEQGLHLLTLLLQCAELVSADNFEEANKMLLEISELSTPYGTAAQRVATYFSEAMSARLMNSCLGIYNTLPPNVAFSQSLKKMTSAFQVFNGISPFVKFSHFTANQAIQEAFEREDRVHIIDLDIMQGLQWPGLFHILASRPGGPPFVRLTGLGSSLDALEATGKRLSDFAEKLGLPFEFSAVTDKVGNLNPERLNVSKREAVAVHWLQHSLYDVTGSDTNTLWFLQRLAPKVVTVVEQDLSHAGSFLGRFVEAIHYYSALFDSLSSSYGEESEERHVVEQQLLSKEIRNVLAVGGPSRTGEVKFSNWREKLEQCGFKGISLAGNAAAQATLLLGMFPSNGYTLVEDKGTLKLGWKDLCLLTASAWRP from the exons ATGGTGAGGAAGAGAACCGCTTCGGATATGGAACAGCTCCAGACGGGTGCCGGAGAATACCACCAAAGATTAATACGCCGACCATTGCCGCTTGAAGTTGCTGGTCGTTTTAGCGGATTAGAGACATCTACCGCTGCTGACAACAACAATGTGAACAATAATAATATCCGTATTATCAACAGTGTTAAGGTTGACCATCCGGCTAACCACTCCACTATGACGTTACCATCTTCAATAAACATGTCATtatccaccaccaccgccacctgcTCAACTAACAAAAATAATTCTCCTCCGTTGTGTGTGTTTTCCGGCCTCCCGTTATTCCCACCTGACAAAAATTATAGCAGCAGTAGCACCACTACAAACCCTAACGCCGGGATGAGCTTCTTGACCGGCGGTGGTAGTAACGTTAACGTTAACGGCATGTCGGCTGATGATTCAACCACGGCGGCTGCGTGGATTGATAGCATCATAAAAGACTTGATTAATAGTTCTACAGATGTATCTATACCGCATCTTATTCATAACGTTAGAGAAATCATTCACCCTTGTAACCCTAGTTTGGCCACGTTACTTGAATACAGGCTTCGTTCGTTAACAGATCCGCCACCGAGTTTGATAGATCAGCCACCGGTTCATGATCCGTCTGATAGTTATAATAGGGTTTTGATGAGAGGAAAGGAGGTGCAGCAACCGCGTAATAACCCCGGGATGGAAGGCGTGTTTCCGCTTACTCACGCGGATTTACAACTAATAAGTAATCATGGCCATCTGGATTGGACAGCTGAAGATTTCACCACTACCGGACCCGGTTCTGCACTTGCTTCTTCAAGCAAAAACGGTccacaacagcaacagcagcagccactGGAGTCTCCTCCGTCGCAGCAACCGCCTGTGCCAGATCAAAACGCGGTCAGCGCGTCAGCACAGGCGGCTGCAATGGTGTTAAGGGAAAAAAAGAGGGAGGAAATTCGGCAGCAGAAGAGAGACGAGCAAGGGTTACACCTGCTAACGTTACTGTTACAATGTGCTGAGTTAGTTTCAGCGGATAATTTTGAGGAAGCAAACAAAATGCTGCTTGAAATCTCGGAGTTGTCAACGCCTTACGGCACCGCGGCTCAACGAGTCGCAACTTACTTCTCGGAAGCAATGTCCGCTAGACTGATGAACTCGTGTCTTGGCATATACAACACACTTCCACCAAATGTAGCGTTTTCGCAAAGTTTGAAGAAAATGACATCCGCGTTCCAAGTGTTCAACGGCATCAGTCCGTTTGTGAAATTCTCACATTTCACGGCGAACCAAGCAATACAAGAAGCGTTCGAGAGGGAAGATAGGGTGCACATTATTGATCTAGATATCATGCAAGGTTTGCAGTGGCCTGGTCTTTTTCATATTTTGGCGTCCAGACCGGGCGGCCCACCCTTTGTCAGACTAACTGGGTTGGGCAGCTCGTTGGATGCCCTTGAGGCCACTGGAAAACGCTTGTCGGATTTTGCGGAGAAACTTGGACTCCCGTTCGAGTTCTCTGCGGTAACTGATAAAGTTGGGAATTTGAACCCGGAGAGGTTGAATGTAAGCAAGAGGGAGGCTGTTGCGGTACATTGGCTGCAGCATTCTCTGTATGATGTTACCGGATCCGACACTAATACTTTATGGTTCCTCCAAAG GTTGGCCCCGAAAGTGGTGACCGTGGTAGAGCAGGACTTAAGCCATGCAGGATCATTTCTAGGAAGATTTGTGGAGGCAATTCACTACTACTCCGCATTGTTCGACTCATTGAGCTCGAGCTACGGGGAAGAGAGTGAGGAGAGGCATGTGGTGGAACAACAACTGCTATCAAAGGAAATACGCAACGTGTTGGCAGTAGGGGGGCCGTCAAGGACCGGGGAAGTGAAGTTTAGTAACTGGAGGGAGAAGCTGGAACAATGCGGGTTCAAGGGTATATCTTTGGCAGGAAATGCAGCTGCGCAAGCAACACTTCTATTAGGCATGTTCCCTTCTAATGGGTACACTTTAGTTGAGGACAAGGGTACCCTTAAGCTTGGATGGAAAGACCTTTGTTTGCTTACCGCTTCTGCTTGGAGACCTTAA
- the LOC110887838 gene encoding pollen-specific leucine-rich repeat extensin-like protein 3 yields the protein MRGRGRGQGAYVAPNDHEAGPSHRRTPSSSHNTDAQNLWRSFTEPARHSVSQSTSPSIPHSFGPQSENEPHNSHQSYIPLQGHQSPFDQPSPVFQGLFNPADYLDVPMGFNPLGPEDHFPGDNAMEVDEDTDPSMPPSGTPNHPIEISDGSPFVGSPYNGPDSFEEKFRQHDWVFTPSYHNSPLHQPQHNSPLHSQQQQPQQQQNPSEDFRRDVVTPPPPPPPVLPPPPPRRRGRNARMSTRGGIRIDTPPHSGSSRYSPLHEEPEMGESSHPVSEVTSAPIAPPPPKDFGNPIPAYTSAAAYNPFEQTFPPG from the coding sequence atgagaggaagaggaaggggacaagGAGCATATGTAGCCCCAAACGACCATGAAGCCGGACCTTCGCACAGACGAACACCTTCAAGCTCCCATAACACAGATGCTCAAAATCTGTGGAGGTCTTTTACTGAACCCGCAAGGCACTCGGTTTCACAGAGTACCTCGCCTTCTATCCCACACTCCTTTGGGCCTCAatcagaaaatgagccccacaactctcACCAGTCCTATATCCCTCTCCAAGGACACCAATCACCCTTTGACCAACCATCACCTGTTTTCCAAGGCCTGTTCAACCCTGCTGACTACCTTGATGTGCCTATGGGTTTCAACCCACTTGGACCAGAAGACCATTTCCCTGGCGACAATGCGATGGAGGTCGATGAAGATACCGATCCCTCAATGCCACCATCTGGAACTCCGAACCACCCtatcgagatttctgatgggtcacCTTTTGTGGGATCACCATACAATGGTCCCGACAGCTTTGAGGAGAAGTTTAGGCAGCATGACTGGGTAtttacccctagttaccataactctccccTGCACCAGCCACAACACAACTCTCCCTTGCACtcccagcaacagcagccacagcagcAGCAAAATCCTTCTGAGGATTTCCGGCGTGATGTAGTCactccaccgccgccaccacctccggttttgcctcctccgcctccgaGGCGAAGAGGAAggaacgcacggatgtccacaCGAGGGGGAATACGCATCGACACCCCTCCACATTCGGGTAGCAGCCGGTACTCGCCACTTCACGAAGAACCCGAGATGGGAGAATCTTCACATCCCGTCTCAGAAGTAACATCTGCGCCAATCGCGCCACCCCCACCAAAGGACTTCGGgaacccaatccctgcttataCTAGCGCGGCAGCATATAATCCCTTCGAGCAGACTTTTCCCCCAGGTTAG